A genomic region of Chroicocephalus ridibundus unplaced genomic scaffold, bChrRid1.1 SCAFFOLD_786, whole genome shotgun sequence contains the following coding sequences:
- the LOC134509354 gene encoding repetin-like, whose product MSRPAAEGHPGAGDQPETEAHRGSVANEGFRDHQGSVANQGSMDHQGSVANQGSMDHQGSVANEGFMDHQGSVANQGSQDHLETEDHQGFRDHWGSMANQGFRDHLETEDHQGSMDHLETKDHQGFMDHQGSVANEGSMDHLETEDHQGFMDHQGSVANEGSMDHLETEDHQGSVANQGSMDHLETEDHQGSMDYQGSVANQGFRDHQGSEDHQGPMASQGFMDYQGSVVNQGSQDHLETEDHQGFTDHRGSVANQGFRDHLETEDHQGSVANQSFMDHRGTVANQGFKDHQGSMGNRGSEDHPETEDHQGFMDHQGSVANQDFMAHQGSEGHLETKAHQGFVANRNSVTHQDFVTHQDFVAHQGSEGHLETEAHQGSVAQEGSWDHLDPSINDGSVARLDLKGHQGSVASPASEGHQGPVAHLDPKVHEILVANPGPTANPGPTAHLETEVNQDPAARLGLKVHQDPVAKRSPTAPLDLKVHQDPMANRSPTAPLDLKVHQDPMANRSPMAPLDLKVHHDSMANRGPTARLETKFHQDSVANWATPSRLRPRVPLGGHLGLVLLTLGSLLLPGTSGAALEFGGAPGQWARYGRWAPGAGGQLSFSLKTNISRALVLYLDDGGNCDFLELLVAEGRLRLRFAIACAEPATVQPPPPVNDGRWHMVLLTRNARETSLAVDGETRAASVRSKRAEMVVASDLFVGGIPPDVRLSALTLSTVKYEAPFQGWLANLKVGEAPAALLGAQGVRGEGEERCARHPPCAHGGRCTLRRGEPRCDCAGTGYRGPFCAEEEEPAVE is encoded by the coding sequence ATGAGCCGGCCGGCCGCCGAGGGCCACCCGGGTGCCGGGGACCAGCCAGAGACTGAGGCTCACCGGGGATCGGTGGCCAACGAGGGCTTCAGGGACCACCAAGGCTCCGTGGCCAACCAGGGCTCCATGGACCACCAGGGCTCCGTGGCCAACCAGGGCTCCATGGACCACCAGGGCTCCGTGGCCAACGAGGGCTTCATGGACCACCAGGGCTCCGTGGCCAACCAGGGTTCCCAGGACCACCTAGAGACTGAGGACCACCAGGGCTTCAGGGACCACTGGGGCTCCATGGCCAACCAAGGCTTCAGGGACCACCTAGAGACCGAGGACCACCAAGGCTCCATGGACCACCTAGAGACTAAGGACCACCAGGGCTTCATGGACCACCAAGGCTCCGTGGCCAACGAGGGCTCCATGGACCACCTAGAGACTGAGGACCACCAGGGCTTCATGGACCACCAAGGCTCCGTTGCCAACGAGGGCTCCATGGACCACCTAGAGACTGAGGACCACCAAGGCTCTGTGGCCAACCAGGGCTCCATGGACCACCTAGAGACTGAGGACCACCAGGGCTCCATGGACTACCAGGGCTCCGTGGCCAACCAGGGCTTCAGGGACCACCAAGGTTCTGAGGACCACCAAGGCCCCATGGCCAGCCAGGGCTTCATGGACTACCAGGGCTCCGTGGTCAACCAGGGTTCCCAGGACCACCTAGAGACTGAGGACCACCAGGGCTTCACGGACCACCGGGGCTCTGTGGCCAACCAAGGCTTCAGGGACCACCTAGAGACTGAGGACCACCAGGGATCGGTGGCCAACCAGAGCTTCATGGACCACCGGGGCACTGTGGCCAACCAGGGCTTCAAGGATCACCAGGGCTCCATGGGCAACCGAGGCTCTGAGGACCACCCAGAGACTGAGGACCACCAGGGCTTCATGGACCACCAAGGCTCCGTGGCCAACCAGGACTTCATGGCCCACCAGGGCTCTGAGGGCCACCTAGAGACTAAGGCCCACCAAGGCTTCGTGGCCAACCGAAACTCTGTGACCCACCAGGACTTTGTGACCCACCAGGACTTTGTGGCCCACCAGGGCTCCGAGGGCCACCTAGAGACTGAGGCACACCAGGGCTCTGTGGCCCAGGAGGGCTCCTGGGACCACCTAGATCCCAGCATCAATGATGGTTCCGTGGCCCGGTTAGACTTGAAGGGCCACCAAGGCTCTGTGGCCAGCCCGGCCTCCGAGGGCCACCAAGGCCCTGTGGCCCATTTAGACCCGAAGGTCCATGAGATCTTGGTGGCCAACCCAGGCCCCACGGCCAACCCAGGCCCCACGGCCCATCTTGAGACCGAGGTCAACCAAGACCCCGCGGCCCGTCTAGGTCTGAAGGTCCACCAAGACCCCGTGGCCAAGCGTAGCCCCACGGCCCCTCTAGACCTGAAGGTCCACCAAGACCCCATGGCCAACCGTAGCCCCACGGCCCCTCTAGACTTGAAGGTCCACCAAGACCCCATGGCCAACCGTAGCCCCATGGCCCCTCTAGACTTGAAGGTCCACCATGACTCCATGGCCAACCGAGGCCCCACGGCCCGTCTGGAGACCAAGTTCCACCAAGACTCTGTGGCCAACTGGGCCACCCCGTCCCGTctgcgtccccgtgtccccttggGTGGCCACCTGGGTTTGGTGCTGCTGACCTTGGGGTCCCTCCTCCTACCGGGGACCTCAGGGGCGGCCCTGGAGTTCGGGGGCGCCCCGGGCCAATGGGCGCGTTACGGCCGGTGGGCTCCGGGGGCCGGTGGCCAACTGAGCTTCAGCTTGAAGACCAACATCTCCCGGGCCCTGGTGCTCTACCTGGACGACGGCGGCAACTGTGACTTcttggagctgctggtggccgAGGGCCGCCTTCGCCTTCGCTTCGCCATCGCCTGCGCCGAGCCGGCCACCGTCCAACCCCCGCCGCCGGTCAACGACGGCCGGTGGCACATGGTTCTCCTCACCCGTAACGCCCGCGAAACCTCCTTGGCCGTGGACGGCGAGACGCGGGCGGCCAGCGTCCGCTCCAAGCGGGCCGAGATGGTGGTGGCCAGCGACCTCTTCGTGGGGGGGATCCCGCCCGACGTCCGCCTCTCGGCGTTGACCCTCAGCACCGTCAAGTATGAGGCCCCCTTCCAAGGCTGGTTGGCCAACCTGAAGGTGGGGGAGGCGCCGGCCGCCCTCCTGGGGGCCCAAGGGGTGCGGGGCGAGGGGGAGGAACGCTGCGCCCGTCACCCGCCCTGCGCCCACGGCGGCCGCTGCACCCTGCGCCGCGGCGAGCCCCGCTGCGACTGCGCCGGCACCGGCTACCGCGGACCCTTCTGCGCCGAAG